DNA sequence from the Carettochelys insculpta isolate YL-2023 chromosome 31, ASM3395843v1, whole genome shotgun sequence genome:
CAGACACCTTcattcctgctcccaccccatcacTACCTgcagcaggctccctgcagccaccacaggcccagcaCACATGGGCACAACTCCCCCATTTAACTGGGCTGTGGATACACcccactgggggcagcggggcagAGCCCACTCTTCTGCTGTACATCCTGGACagtaggggactggggcaggctGAGCTGGGAGGCTTGCGCAAGGCAAGGGGCAGGCTGCCCAGTGCAGGATCAGCACTtgcacacctccagccagtgtATCCCTAAGAGCACACTAGTCCCGCTACAGTCCCTCACCTGTGTTGCACTTGCCCTTAGGGCCTGTCTGCTGgttctctggctctgctgggccTGTCCCAGGGGCCAGTCCCTGCACCCCCCATGCCAAGCTGGGGTACTTCCTAATTGCACCTGCTGCGCGGCTGCAGGATGGCTAGTATTCTCCCCACAGCTATGGCTGCAGCAGCATCTGCTCCCGGGCCTGAGAGTCTGAGCTAGCTGAAGCGGGTAGTAGGGGAGATGGAGGAgtctgccccagcagctgccattgAGACCAGACCAGGGCAAGCTCTGGGCTCTAATCTGGAGTGCCGGGTGATGGCCTGAACAGGTGTAGGAACTAAGGGGGCTGCCACAACCCCTGGCATGAAGGGGTTTCCATGATGGCTCTCAGCAGCGCCCCTGGGAGCAAAGCCAGCTACCTGCCCTAGGCTGGGTCCACGGGGCACCCAGGCCCACTGTGAGGCTCTACCTTGGGCCACCCAatagcagcccctgcccctcagatgctgccctctggccagccagaaagTGAGGTAGCAGCTCTTTCCTTTTGTGGTGCTGTCCTCTACAGCCCCAGAGCAGTACtacactgctgcaggctgggccacTCAGACTGGACACTAGCCCCAGCAGCTGAAACCTATTTCtcatgcagaagaggaagagtcTAGGCCTTTTAGCTGGGGCTTGGCAGGAAGTGGTCAATGGCTAATAGGGGTGAGGGGCTTGTACTGGTGTCTTACCCCAAGACCAGCTGCAGCTCAAGTAAGCCCTGTCCCTCCACTGGATTTGGAGGGGTAATGCAGCCAAATACAAGCTGGGCAGGCGTCCCTGCAGCATAGCACCCGCTGGGGTTGCCTGGTCGGTAGATGGCCTAGTTCCTGGGGAATGCTGGAATTGTTGCATGTTCAGCTATAGCAAAGGAGTGCAGGTTTCCTGCAGGACTGATGACCTGGACTTGGTGTTCAGGCCTTGCCCTGCTAACCCTGTGTACCCACAGGTCTCAGGCACTGCTCAGACAGGAGAATGGGGACTAGCCTGAAGCATGCAGTCAAAGGCTCAAAGATGGCTCTAGCCAGAAGCTCCTGAATAACCCCTCCCCTCCTTAGTTGTGGGGCCCCAAGCCCCTTCTGAAACTCTGACTTTGGCTGCAAGTCTCTCCCCGTGCCCAGAGGCGCCTGCCCCTCAGCCTTAAGAATAAGTGAAGCCCTGGGTGCAAAATTaagggctttttattttttcctgaagcCACTTacagaaaacagcacagaacCTGTGGTCTCAGTGGTAGCAGGCCCTAGGAGGGAAGCAGAAATGGGCACCCCTTCTTAGCATGGTATGGGGGTAAAGTCCTGGAGAGTAAAGCAGAATTACTTTGTGGCTTGTTTACCACACTCCTGCTAGTTCAGCCCAGAACGATGACAGACAAAAAAcccagtgtcacactgttgactcatgtttactGTGAGCTCCACTCCGACCCCAGACCCCTTCCTGGATAGTCACATTCCATTTTGTAGCTATGGAACTGATTAAGGGGAGAACTCGGCATTTCTCCGTGTTCAATCTCTTCCAGCTTGCCTCACCATTTCTCCGGATCATTTTGGTCCTATGCCACAAAGCGCTCAGAGCACCTCCCAGCTCAGCATCTACTCTTAACCAAGCTGTGGATGTCTCTGGCATTACCACCATCAAGGATTCAGGTGTTTAACAGAACTGACTGGCAggatccccaccccttctgccctcctAGCTGGACTGTGagccactgataactactctgggaacagttttcccAGCAGCTTTGCACCCAGTGGAAAGTGGCTCCATTTAGGTTGCATTTCAAAATGGGACAGCATGAGAAGTCGAGTCAATCTACCACTCCCCCATatgcacaaggcttgttacccagGCAAAGCATCCCGCATTTCCCCATAGAAGGGCAACAGACCATAGGGACTGTTAtggctccccaggcacagcccttgCATGCAGTATAGCCAGCAGTGCTCATGCCCACAGGGAGGCCTCATCTTGGTGGCCTGCTCTGCTCAGCCAGCCTGTGGTTTGCACAGCACCTCGTACCTTACTGAGAGCTTGCTGCAGGTCAGTCTATTTCTTTGCTGCTGGCTTTCTCCCTCTGTCAGTTTCTCTTCCCTGCCAAGGGAACAAAGAGGCAATTGCTTTAGAGGCGCACTGGCCAGTGgctaggcacccccagcttccaTGTACCTTCTCAGTGAGCTAACACGTTCATGCAGAGCTGCACTGCACTGCTCTAACAGCGCATGGAAAGTGATAGCTAGCAAGGGCCCTATTCAGGAACATGCAGATCTAAGCCCAAGCTCCATTATTCTTCTCTGCCAGGAGGGTGTTTTCCTGTTGGACTGTCTGCTCTATTTCAAGGGTCGTCAGCTGATCAGAATCAGATAGTGGCACAGGACAGACACCGGCTGCTAGAATATTTGGCCCTCTTTTAGGAAGTTTTAGATACGCTACAAATGGGTGTCTGAATGTGACTTGAGCTAAGAGCCAGTTTACTTTTGACCAATACTAGTCAGCCAGGCAGAGAAAGCAGCAACAGATGACTGGAAGTGCACGCCCACCTGCAAAGGGACACCTTTAAAAGCATCAAAGGGACTTCTGCATGGACTTGTTTCTCAAGCCAGCATTAAATGCTGCTCATGGTTCTCCCTCTGTGtccccaggggcccagtgaggaCTGGTTGGTTCCCTACCTTGCTGGGAAGGCTGTCATCCTCTGAAGGAACACTGCTGCTCGAAAGAGAAGCACTGAGTTTAGATTCACCTCTGGGAGCTTACATCATAAATTCACAGATCTCGTTACAGTCAAGCTATACCCCATCTACCGCTTCCCCCTGCTGCATCTAGAGGGTGCTATTCACAGAGACCTACATGGATGCAAAATTGTTATCTGCAAAAGTGATCCCAGATAGCCACTGCCATATCCATTGCAGTGGCTGTGGACACAAAGCAGCTGTCAGCGGATTGCTAGCTTTCCAGACTGACTCTCCGACACCTGCCGACTATACTcacttctcttcctccttctccagcttctTCTTCTGGGAAGAAGAAAGAGGCAGTTAAACATGACAAGTCTAGCACAAGCTCtaagctgtgggtggggagaggacaGTCTTTTGAGCTACCTCTCATTCCCTGGATTAGGAAGGGTTGTGTAGTTTGTGCAGATCCCAGGAAAAGGCTCTTGCACAGGCATGCAGGAGCTGTAGCAGCAAGTGAACTAGTCCCATCCATGTGGGACCTTCCccaggtgaagggaggggtccGGGCACCCAAAGGCACATTTCAGAGATACTTGACTTGGCAGCTACATGCCCATTATGAactgcagctacctctgggcTACGGCATAGCCGTTAAACCTTTAACAAGTCTATGCACCAGGTTAAAGGAGCAGCACAGATCTCATACCATTATCTACACTGGAGTTTAGCCAAGGCGTTAGGTGACCTGCAGGACCCCTGGGGAGGGGAATGCTGTTCATTGGCCCAAGCACTTGGGGGTCTCATGCTACAGAGACCAGCAGAACTTTGGTTCGTTGGGTGAGCCAGTGAGCTTCGGCCAGGCCCAGGAGCTAGTTCAGCCTGCTCTTCCCGAGCTGCTGCGAGACACAGAAAGCCAGGTGGTACAGCTGAGAATTAGCGGTGCTACCAAAGAGAAACTGGGCCACGCGACTGAGTGGATCACCCTAAGCAGGCCACTCATGCAGTACCTTGGCAACGCTCCCCCTCTTGTTGGGAGCAGCATGCTTGATGGGTTTGGGGGGAGACTCCTCCTGAGAGGATTCTTCCTCAGacacctcctcttcctcctcttcctcccaggaGAGATCTGGGATCACTGCAAAGCAGAGCAGCCTTGGCTCAGAGCTGTTCACTCTACTTGAGCAGCTATCCACACCTCTGCCTCTGTGACCAGCTGTGTGCACGAGGAGATTCCCACTCAGTTGTTCCAGGCTGATCAGAGCCAGTCTGGCCGGCGGTAGTTGGTTACAGCAGAGATGCTGCCCGTCCCGAGGAGCGGCTGTCCTGACGCCAGCTTGTACCAGCTGGCGAGctttggctggggcagggctcaggatggCCAGATGGGTCACTGAGGCTAGCAGCTCCTCAGGGGAAGCTGCCATCCCAGAAACACTCCTACCAGCCgcgctgcaggggaaggggagggcagagggagagagcaggaggctggaggcacGCACTGCCCCTGCTCCGGCAGTGGCATGTTTTGCAGAGGTTGGGCCTTTCCTGTGCCttgccatggtggacagtcactGAATTCTATGGGTCCAAATAGGCCCCAGCAGATCCAGCCAGTGCAGTGCCCTTTGGAGCCAATGGGCAACGCATCACCCTTCCACCAGGGTGGACTTGGGTTCGGATCCCCTCTTCCCACCTCGCATGGTGGGCTTACGTGTCACGTGCTGTCCAGTGATGTAGACGGGGCCAGAACCCGCTCTCAGCCGGAAAGTGACAGGAGGAGTCAGCTCAACCCCCACCATGGTGGCCTGGGAGAAATTAAGGTCACTGGTTATACATGGGCTTTTGGCtttcccacacctcctccccgggCCTACAGGCAAGTGTCACAGCATGGCAGGAGgctccccctccactccctcctaGGAGAGGCTGGAGTGCCTTAACCTGGAGGCCACACAGCAGTGGTGTAAGTGTAACCCACACCACTACTGGGTCTGGTGCACTGTCCCCATGTAGACCACTCGAGTGGAAGActgaatctcctctacagccttagtggACAGCCAGCTgtcttttagctcatgctg
Encoded proteins:
- the NPM2 gene encoding nucleoplasmin-2, which produces MALNSSANSDSKSEKPVSLIWGCELNHEKQTYTFKIPDKWKYEQQLALRTICLGEKAKDEFNVVEIVPAEDSKDTTPVPLATLKPSVLPMATMVGVELTPPVTFRLRAGSGPVYITGQHVTRKPTMRVIPDLSWEEEEEEEVSEEESSQEESPPKPIKHAAPNKRGSVAKKKKLEKEEENSVPSEDDSLPSKGRETDRGRKPAAKK